Below is a genomic region from Enterobacter hormaechei subsp. xiangfangensis.
GTACCACTGCCTCCGCTGACGGAAGAGCGTCGTAAAGACCTGATCAAAGTGGTTCGCGGTGAAGCTGAGCAGGGTCGCGTTTCCGTACGTAACGTGCGTCGCGATGCGAACGATAAAGTGAAAGCCCTGCTGAAAGAAAAAGAGATCAGCGAAGATGACGATCGTCGTTCACAGGACGACATTCAGAAAATGACCGACGCGGCCATCAAGAAAATTGATGCGGCGCTGGCAGAAAAAGAAGCGGAACTGATGCAGTTCTGATTTTCGCTGTACACTGATAAACGCCGTTCAGAAGGACATTGAGTCTTGCTGGCGGCGTTTTGCTTTTATCTGATCTAACTTTTGGGCATCTCATGAAGCATCTCACTCTCCTCGGCTCGACCGGCTCTATCGGTTGCAGCACTCTCGACGTTGTACGTCATAATCCTGACAGCTACACCGTAGCCGCGCTTGTGGCCGGAAAAAACGTGCAGCGAATGGTCGAACAGTGCCTGGAGTTTACCCCCCGTTTTGCGGTGATGGATGATGAAGAGAGCGCCCGCCAGGTAAAAGCGCTGTTGCAGGAGAAGGGCTGCCGTACCGAGGTGCTCAGCGGGCAACAGGCGGCGTGCGATATGGCCGCGCTTGATGAAGTTGATCAGGTTATGGCGGCAATCGTCGGGGCGGCGGGTCTTCTGCCGACGCTTGCCGCGATCGATGCGGGAAAAGATGTCCTGCTTGCGAACAAAGAGTCGCTGGTCACCTGCGGACGCCTCTTTATGGACGCGGTAAAACAGCGTGGGGCACGTCTTTTGCCGGTCGATAGCGAGCACAACGCCATTTTTCAGAGTTTACCCCAACCTTTTCAACAAAACCTGGGGTACGCTGACCTGGAGCAGAATGGCGTTGTGTCGATTCTGCTTACCGGGTCTGGTGGCCCGTTCCGTGAAACGCCACTGTCTGAATTGAGCGCAATGACGCCGGATCAGGCATGTCGTCATCCGAACTGGTCAATGGGGCGTAAGATCTCCGTCGATTCGGCCACCATGATGAACAAAGGTCTGGAATACATTGAAGCTCGCTGGCTGTTCAATGCGTCGGCGAAACAGATGGAAGTGCTGATCCACCCGCAGTCGGTGATTCACTCGATGGTGCGCTATCAGGACGGCAGCGTGCTGGCCCAGCTGGGCGAACCGGATATGCGTACGCCAATTGCTCATACAATGGCGTGGCCAAACCGCGTAAAATCGGGCGTTAAGCCTCTCGATTTTTGCAAGCTGAGTTCACTGACGTTTAGCGAGCCTGATTACGACCGTTATCCCTGTCTGAAACTGGCGATGACGGCCTTCGATCAGGGGCAGGCGGCGACAACGGCGCTTAATGCAGCCAATGAAGTGACCGTTGAAGCATTCCTGAACCAGCAGATCCGCTTTACTGATATCGCCGCGTTGAATTTATCCGTGCTGGAGATGATGGATTTGCGTGAGCCGCAGAGCGTGGAAGAGGTGCTGGCCGTGGATGAACAGGCACGCATTGTTGCGCGTAAACAGGTGACACGTCTCGCAAGCTGGTGATAAAGCAAGCACTAGTCGTCGTGCTATTTGTTAGCGTTGGGCTTCAGTGATATAGTCTGCGCCACCTGATCGCAGGTATTTGGCTTTAAGTGGTCAGGTAAGCCGTGGTTTGACACGGCTTTTTTATGTATAGGCTTCAGTATTCCTGTGTACCGTTAAATCCTTTCAGGGACTAAAAACGCGTTATGTTGTCTGCGAATCAACCAATAAGCGAAAACTTGCCAGCACATGGCTGTCGCCATGTTGCAATCATCATGGATGGCAATGGCCGCTGGGCGAAAAGACAAGGGAAGATACGAGCCTTTGGGCATAAAGCTGGGGCGAAATCTGTTCGCCGCGCCGTTTCTTTTGCCGCCAATAACGGCATTGATGCGTTAACGCTCTATGCTTTTAGCAGTGAGAACTGGAATCGACCTGCGCAGGAAGTGACTGCGTTGATGGAACTGTTCGTGTGGGCGCTCGATAGCGAAGTAAAAAGCCTGCACCGCCACAACGTCCGCTTGCGTATTATTGGCGAAACCAGTCGTTTTAACTCACGTTTGCAGGAACGGATTCGCAAAGCAGAAGCGCTGACGGAAAATAATACCGGCCTGACGCTCAATATCGCGGCGAATTACGGCGGACGCTGGGATATTATCCAGGGGGTTCGGCATCTGGCTGAGCAGGTTCAGGAAGGGCTGTTAAGACCCGACCAGATTGATGAAGAGGCGCTGAGTCAGCAAATCTGCATGAATGAACTGGCACCCGTGGATTTGGTTATAAGGACAGGGGGGGAGCATCGCATTAGTAACTTTTTGCTGTGGCAAATTGCCTACGCCGAACTTTACTTTACGGATGTTCTTTGGCCAGATTTTGATGAACAAGACTTTGAAGGTGCGCTGCATGCCTTTGCCAATCGAGAGCGTCGTTTCGGCGGCACCGAGCCTGGTGGCGATAACGCCTGATGGGGGTAGCTTTTGCTGAAGTATCGCCTGATTTCCGCTTTTGTATTAATACCCGTCGTCATCGCAGCGCTGTTTTTACTGCCTCCGGTGGGATTCGCTATTGTTACGCTGGTGGTGTGTATGCTCGCCGCGTGGGAATGGGGGCAGCTTAGCGGCTTTACCTCGCGCACTCAGCGGGTATGGCTGGCGGTACTCTGTGGTTTTTTACTGGCCCTGATGCTGTATACCTTGCCTGAATATCATCACGATGTTCACCAGCCGCTGGTTGCCGGATCCTTATGGATATCGCTGGCCTGGTGGATTGCTGCGCTTGTTTTAGTGCTTTTCTATCCAGGCTCTGCGGCGATCTGGCGTAACTCTAAAGTGTTGCGCCTTATTTTTGGTCTGCTCACGATTGTTCCCTTTTTCTGGGGGATGGTTGCGCTGCGCGCCTGGCACTATGACGAAAACCACTACAGCGGCGCGATATGGCTGCTTTATGTGATGATTCTCGTCTGGGGGGCTGACTCCGGGGCCTATATGTTTGGTAAACTGTTCGGCAAACATAAACTGGCGCCAAAGGTTTCTCCGGGCAAAACCTGGCAAGGCTTCATTGGCGGCCTGTTTACGGCAGCAATTATCTCCTGGGGCTATGGGGTCTGGGCGAATCTTGAGGTTGCCCCCTCCACGCTGCTGGTATGTTCGATTTTCGCGGCGCTGGCATCGGTGCTGGGTGATTTAACCGAGAGTATGTTTAAGCGTGAAGCAGGGATTAAGGACAGTGGTCACCTGATTCCAGGACATGGCGGAATACTGGATCGCATTGACAGCCTTACCGCGGCTGTTCCTGTATTTGCTTGCCTGCTTTTACTGGTGTTTGGGACGATATAACGGAAGGTTTTATGCTGAGCATTCTCTGGAATCTGGCGGCGTTCATTGTTGCACTGGGTGTACTGATTACCGTGCATGAATTTGGCCATTTCTGGGTTGCCCGGCGCTGTGGTGTGCGGGTGGAGCGATTCTCGATTGGCTTTGGCAAATCGCTCTGGAAGCGTACCGATAAGCATGGCACCGAGTTTGTCATTGCTCTGATTCCCCTGGGCGGCTATGTCAAAATGCTCGACGAACGCGTTGAGCCTGTCGCCCCGGAACTTCGCCATCGCGCGTTTAACAATAAAACTGTTGGACAACGTGCTGCCATCATCGCTGCCGGCCCGGTAGCCAATTTCATCTTCGCTATCTTCGCCTACTGGCTGGTGTTTATCATCGGCGTGCCTGGCGTGCGCCCGGTCGTGGGAGAAATCACCACGGGTTCTATTGCGGCAACGGCGCAAATTACACCGGGAATGGAACTTAAAGCGATTGATGGTATCGAAACCCCTGATTGGGATGCCGTGAGGTTACAACTGGTTGCCAAAATCGGTGATGAGCAGACAACCGTCAGCGTATCGCCATTTGGTTCCGACCAGCGGCAGGAAAAAGTGCTGGATTTACGCCACTGGCGCTTTGAGCCAGACAAAGAGGACCCTGTCGCCGCACTCGGGATTCGACCGCGCGGCGCGCAGATCAAGCCGGTATTAGCCGAAGTACAGGCCAAATCGGCAGCGAGTAAAGCAGGTTTACAAGCGGGTGACAGGATCGTTAAAGTCGATGGTCAGCCATTAACACAATGGATGACCTTTGTTACTCTGGTGCGCGATAATCCAGGCAAGCCGCTCGCGCTGGAAGTGGAAAGGCAGGGGAGTTCGCTCTCACTGACTCTCACCCCGGATACCAAATCGGGCGGCGGTAAGGCGGAAGGGTTTGCCGGCGTTGTGCCGAAAGTGATCCCACTGCCAGATGAGTACAAGACAATACGCCAGTATGGGCCGTTTAGCGCCATCGTTGAGGCCACGGATAAAACATGGCAG
It encodes:
- the cdsA gene encoding phosphatidate cytidylyltransferase is translated as MLKYRLISAFVLIPVVIAALFLLPPVGFAIVTLVVCMLAAWEWGQLSGFTSRTQRVWLAVLCGFLLALMLYTLPEYHHDVHQPLVAGSLWISLAWWIAALVLVLFYPGSAAIWRNSKVLRLIFGLLTIVPFFWGMVALRAWHYDENHYSGAIWLLYVMILVWGADSGAYMFGKLFGKHKLAPKVSPGKTWQGFIGGLFTAAIISWGYGVWANLEVAPSTLLVCSIFAALASVLGDLTESMFKREAGIKDSGHLIPGHGGILDRIDSLTAAVPVFACLLLLVFGTI
- the ispC gene encoding 1-deoxy-D-xylulose-5-phosphate reductoisomerase; its protein translation is MKHLTLLGSTGSIGCSTLDVVRHNPDSYTVAALVAGKNVQRMVEQCLEFTPRFAVMDDEESARQVKALLQEKGCRTEVLSGQQAACDMAALDEVDQVMAAIVGAAGLLPTLAAIDAGKDVLLANKESLVTCGRLFMDAVKQRGARLLPVDSEHNAIFQSLPQPFQQNLGYADLEQNGVVSILLTGSGGPFRETPLSELSAMTPDQACRHPNWSMGRKISVDSATMMNKGLEYIEARWLFNASAKQMEVLIHPQSVIHSMVRYQDGSVLAQLGEPDMRTPIAHTMAWPNRVKSGVKPLDFCKLSSLTFSEPDYDRYPCLKLAMTAFDQGQAATTALNAANEVTVEAFLNQQIRFTDIAALNLSVLEMMDLREPQSVEEVLAVDEQARIVARKQVTRLASW
- the rseP gene encoding sigma E protease regulator RseP, yielding MLSILWNLAAFIVALGVLITVHEFGHFWVARRCGVRVERFSIGFGKSLWKRTDKHGTEFVIALIPLGGYVKMLDERVEPVAPELRHRAFNNKTVGQRAAIIAAGPVANFIFAIFAYWLVFIIGVPGVRPVVGEITTGSIAATAQITPGMELKAIDGIETPDWDAVRLQLVAKIGDEQTTVSVSPFGSDQRQEKVLDLRHWRFEPDKEDPVAALGIRPRGAQIKPVLAEVQAKSAASKAGLQAGDRIVKVDGQPLTQWMTFVTLVRDNPGKPLALEVERQGSSLSLTLTPDTKSGGGKAEGFAGVVPKVIPLPDEYKTIRQYGPFSAIVEATDKTWQLMKLTVNMLGKLITGDVKLNNLSGPISIAQGAGMSAEFGVIYYLMFLALISVNLGIINLFPLPVLDGGHLLFLAIEKLKGGPVSERVQDFSYRIGSILLVLLMGLALFNDFSRL
- the ispU gene encoding (2E,6E)-farnesyl-diphosphate-specific ditrans,polycis-undecaprenyl-diphosphate synthase; the encoded protein is MLSANQPISENLPAHGCRHVAIIMDGNGRWAKRQGKIRAFGHKAGAKSVRRAVSFAANNGIDALTLYAFSSENWNRPAQEVTALMELFVWALDSEVKSLHRHNVRLRIIGETSRFNSRLQERIRKAEALTENNTGLTLNIAANYGGRWDIIQGVRHLAEQVQEGLLRPDQIDEEALSQQICMNELAPVDLVIRTGGEHRISNFLLWQIAYAELYFTDVLWPDFDEQDFEGALHAFANRERRFGGTEPGGDNA